CGAGGGGAACCCCAGTTTGGTCGCGGCCCAGGCGATCCCCCGGCCGTGGTTGCCGTCGGTGGCGGCGGCGAAGGTCAGATCGCCGAGGCGCCGGCGGTTTTCGGGAGAGGTCAGTTCCGCGAAGGTCACCTCGCTCCCGCTCATCCCCAGGCGGTCCAGGAGAAAACGGTAGACGGCGAATGAGCCGCCCAGGACCTTGAACGAGTTCAGGGTCAACCTCTGGGACTCGTCCTTGACCCAGATCCCCCCCAGGCCGAAACGGGCCGCCAGGTTGTCCAGCCCCTTCAGGGGGCTGACCCGGTAACCCGGTATCTGGCGATGGAATTTCCGCGCCAGACGGACCGACTCCATCGGAACGTACGCTTCGATCGCGGGGTTGTCCGCGCAGACGGCCCCTTCCCTGTTCAGAAACCATTTGATGCCGAAATCGGCGTTCATCTTTCCGACAACCTCCCGGTTGAAAGACGTATCCCGCCAAACGGGTATTGTTTATTCTATCATAGGCCGTGCCTGACGGGGGAGAGGGGAGCCATGGCGGAAAAATCGAAAAGAAACGTTCCCGCGGTCCTGCGGCTGTTGGGGTCGCTCCTGGTCATTCTCGGGGCCATCCTGCTCCTCCCCCTTCTGGCGGGATGGGCCTGGGGGGACGGCGACGCCGTCGCTGTCGCCTTTCTCCTCCCCGCGGCCGGCGCCGCCGGCGCCGGCTTGTTCCTGCGCGCCCTGACCCCGGAACGGGACATCCCGCCGCGGGTGGCCGCCCTGGCCTGCACCGGGGCCTGGATCGCGTTTTCTGCGGTGGGGGCGGTCCCCTTCATGATCGCGGTCAAGGCTTCCTTCATCGACTCCTTCTTCGAAACCATGAGCGGCTTCACCACCACCGGGATCACCATGTTCACCGGCCTCGACGGCTGGCCCCGGAGCCTCCTCCTCTGGCGGGCGCTGACCCAGTGGATCGGTGGCCTGGGCATCCTCACCTTCTTCCTTGTCATCAGCCGCCACCGGAGCGGCGACCACCGCCTCTTCGGGGCCGAAAGCCACAAGGTGGAGATGGGCCGGCCGGTGCCGGGGCTGAGCCACACCCTCAAGATTCTCTGGGGGATCTACGTCAGCCTGACGCTGGCGGTGGGAGGAGCCCTGGTCCTGGCGGGGATGCCCGTCTTCGACTCCGTCTGCCATTCCCTCACCACCCTCTCCACCGGGGGGTTCTCGCCTCACGACGCCAGTATCGGGTTCTATCGCCAGGCCGGGTACGCTCACTTCCGCGCCATCGAGACCATCGTCATCGTCGGGATGCTGCTGGGCGGAATCAATTTCTTCATCCACTACCGCCTCTCCAAGGGAGAATGGCGGGCGCTGGGCGACAACACCGAGATGCGCTGGTTCTGGGGGATCGCGGGCGGTGCCGCCGCCCTGATCCTGGCCGAGCGTCTGGGACGGACGGGCGCCCTCCCCGGCGCCGACACGGTCAGGGACGTCGTCTTCCAGGCGGTTTCGATCATGACCACCACCGGCTTCGCCACCCGCAACATCGCCGGGCCC
The window above is part of the bacterium genome. Proteins encoded here:
- a CDS encoding potassium transporter TrkG; the protein is MAEKSKRNVPAVLRLLGSLLVILGAILLLPLLAGWAWGDGDAVAVAFLLPAAGAAGAGLFLRALTPERDIPPRVAALACTGAWIAFSAVGAVPFMIAVKASFIDSFFETMSGFTTTGITMFTGLDGWPRSLLLWRALTQWIGGLGILTFFLVISRHRSGDHRLFGAESHKVEMGRPVPGLSHTLKILWGIYVSLTLAVGGALVLAGMPVFDSVCHSLTTLSTGGFSPHDASIGFYRQAGYAHFRAIETIVIVGMLLGGINFFIHYRLSKGEWRALGDNTEMRWFWGIAGGAAALILAERLGRTGALPGADTVRDVVFQAVSIMTTTGFATRNIAGPWFGPAARLIFLGLMVVGGCVGSTGGGFKVMRTAMLSKEVWREIFNFRHGRHLVTCVTVDGKAVPVGEIRRAGGLFFAWLGLVAL